The Sorangiineae bacterium MSr11954 DNA segment CAAGGGCATCGTCACCGGCGACGTGCTCAACGCCATCGGCTACCGCCTGCGCCCCTACGAGCGCAACCCGGGCGACACCGACCGCGCCCTCGAGCAGGCGAAGAAGGTCTGCTACGCGGCGATGGAGAAGAAGACGAACATCCTGGCCGCGCTCTGGAAGTGCAAGCCGCTGTTCGAGGCGGTGGCCATCGACCGCACATTGCCCAAGCCGAAGGTGAGCATCATCGGCGAGTTCTGGGCGATGACCACCGAAGGCGACGGCAACTACCAGCTGCAGCGCTTCCTCGAGTCCGAGGGCGCGGAGGCCGACATCCAGCTGGTCACGGCGTGGATCCTCTACACGATCTGGGAGGCGCGCCGCGACACCCTGGTGCGCAAGGATCTCAAGGCGCAGGACACGGCCAAGTTCGGGCTCGGCGGCCTCGGTACCTTCGGCGCGATGAAGAAGGTGCTCGCGGTGACGGCGGCCGACAAGCTGGTGCGCGTGCTCTTCCACACGTTCGCCTATACGGGCGGCCTATACGGCTACCACCTGCCGGACATGGACGCGATCGCCGAGATCAGCCACGAGTACTACAACAACGATCTGCGCGGCGGCGAAGGCCACATGGAGGTCGGTAAGCTGATCATGAACGTCGTTCACGCGAAGGCGCACATGACCTTGAGCGTGAAGCCCTTCGGCTGCATGCCCAGCGCGGGCGTCTCCGACGGCGTGCAGTCGGCCATCACCGAGAAGTACCCCGGGACGATCTTCTGCCCGGTGGAGACCAGCGGCGACGGCCGGGTGAACTTCTATTCACGCGTGCAGATGTACCTCTTCAAGGCCAAGCAAGCGGCCCTGAGCGAGTACGAGCGCGTGCTCGAGGAGCACGGGGTGACCCGCGAGCAGGTGCAAGCGTTCCTGGACGCGAACCCGCGCTTTGCGAGCCCGCTGCACAAGGCCCCGCACCGCCACGCCGGCAACGCCGCCGACCTGGTGGCGGAGGTCGCGCCGCACATCACGCAATCGCGCT contains these protein-coding regions:
- a CDS encoding 2-hydroxyglutaryl-CoA dehydratase; the protein is MTTNYEVRAKAKLPVIDVEAELRRFEEEERKRLGLDQETNQWLEQMAGLTFTKSERSNITLLIGGLTLAHDFLIEGGLKGVGYNVQMLDAPNNAALQFGKEFGNRGQCNPTYFTVGNLIQYLSILRDKHGMSSEEIVKKFVFLTAGACGPCRFGMYVTEYRKALRDAGFDGFRVMLFQQTGGLKQATGEESGLEMNPTFFWAIIKGIVTGDVLNAIGYRLRPYERNPGDTDRALEQAKKVCYAAMEKKTNILAALWKCKPLFEAVAIDRTLPKPKVSIIGEFWAMTTEGDGNYQLQRFLESEGAEADIQLVTAWILYTIWEARRDTLVRKDLKAQDTAKFGLGGLGTFGAMKKVLAVTAADKLVRVLFHTFAYTGGLYGYHLPDMDAIAEISHEYYNNDLRGGEGHMEVGKLIMNVVHAKAHMTLSVKPFGCMPSAGVSDGVQSAITEKYPGTIFCPVETSGDGRVNFYSRVQMYLFKAKQAALSEYERVLEEHGVTREQVQAFLDANPRFASPLHKAPHRHAGNAADLVAEVAPHITQSRWERLRNRLTATVQKSQEIAQKSPHMVIKLVKAAAENAPAVTERVKQDLVAFAEEQKASRRARSAKKNSGPVEAHATN